Genomic window (Lewinellaceae bacterium):
CAAGGAGTATCAATTCGAAAAGGTATCTCCTACTCTGGGACGGGTGAAGGCCACGGTCACGCAGATCGAAGCAGGCTCCCAACACAATGTGGTGCCCGACAGCTGCCGCTACGTCATTGATGTGCGCACCCAGGAGCGCTACACCAACCGCGAGGTTTTCGACATCCTGCAAAAGCACACCCTCGCCGAACTAACGGCCCGTTCCTTCCGCCTCAACCCCAGCGGCATCCCATCGGATCATCCACTGGTGCAAGCAGGCCTCTCCCTGGGCATGGAAACCTATGGCTCCCCTACCCTTTCCGACCAGGCGCTGTGTTTCTTCCCCACCGTCAAGATTGGCCCGGGAGACAGCGCCCGCTCTCATACTGCCGATGAGTTTATCCGGGTGAGCGAGGTGGAAGCCGGAATAAAAATGTACATTCGGTTAATCAACACATTTGCTCAACGGGTTATGGCTAGTGCGGTTATTGGTTAATTGGGTTATTGAGGGGTGGGCATAATGATATTATGGAAGGCGCCTGCCTGCCGCGAGACGCGGCCTTGCAGGCAGGCGTATTCTAGTTCGACATAATGCCAATTTAGGGCTTTGATCCACCCCCTAACCCCCGTGTCTTGCGACGTTAATTTGGGGTAAAAATATCGACGCAAAGCCGTACCTTTCGTTCTTTGACACCAATGCAAAACCAACAATCATGGGAAAGCCAATACCCTACGATTTCCGTGCCAAGATAGCCCAGCGCAAGCAATCAGGCGACAGCTATATGGACATAGCCTTGGACCTAGGCCTTTCGGAAAGCGCTGTAAAAAAAATATGGTATAAGTACCTTAAGGAAGGCGAGTCAGCCTTCCATACCAAGCACAACAACTGCGGGCGCACATCTCCTTATGGCCAGGATATCCGCGATGCTGTAGAGGGCGTGCGCGACAATATGCAGGGGGCTGAATATGTCCACTCCAAGCTGTCGGCAAAACACCCTGGCTTAACCCTGCCAAGCGCCCGGACTCTGCAACGGTGGTGGGCAGCAGAAGGGACAGGGCGCCCTAAGGGGCGGGTTGCTTCGGAAAAAAAAGGGGGTGGAGCCAGCAAGCCCACCAAACCTGGCAAATAGACGGCAAGGAACAAATCAAGCTGGCTGACGGCACAGAGGTCAGCTGGATGAACATAGTGGACGAAGCTTCCACAGCCCACCTCAAAGCCAGCGTACAGCCTTGCCGCACCGTCGCACAGATGGACGGGCAAGCCGCTGTGCAGGCAGTCAATGGCTGCTTTGGGCGTTGGGGGTTGCCGGAAAACATAAAAATAGACAACGGCCAGCCCTTCGTTAACCCTAAAAGCCGGGACGTGCCCACCTTGGCTAAACTGTGGTGGGTAGGCTTGGGGGTCAACGTCATACAGAACACTCCGAAATGCCCAGAGCAAAACGGCGCGGTAGAGTGTTCGCAGGGCGTCATGAACAGCTGGTCCAACCCAGCCAGCCAACCCGACAAGGAAGCTCTCCAGCAACGGCTGGACGAAGAAAGCGAATTCCAGAGGAACCACTACCGGATCCCATCCAAAAAGTACAAGGCTCGCATAGAGCTTTACCCAGGGCTGATAAACAACCCACGCCCATACAGCCCGGAGCTTTTTGACATGGAGCGGGTATATGCTTACCTCAGCCGGCAAGCATGGCAACGCTCCGTCAAGGATAATGGCCAAGTCAAGATGTTTAGCAATT
Coding sequences:
- a CDS encoding helix-turn-helix domain-containing protein — encoded protein: MGKPIPYDFRAKIAQRKQSGDSYMDIALDLGLSESAVKKIWYKYLKEGESAFHTKHNNCGRTSPYGQDIRDAVEGVRDNMQGAEYVHSKLSAKHPGLTLPSARTLQRWWAAEGTGRPKGRVASEKKGGGASKPTKPGK